The stretch of DNA CGCCAATGCCGAAGCCGCTGTTACACAAGTGCAGTGATACCGATCCCATGTTGGTTAAGATGTCGATGATGAGCTTAATGATCTTCCCCTTTGTGATCCCACAATCAATGGCCGAGCTGCATGGATTTGAATTAGATGACGATTTTTATCAAAGATTAGCAAAACACAATATTAAGTTACTCGAGAAAGGTTTATTTGGAGATCAAGACTGATGGATATAATTAAGGGTAAACGTTGGTACTTTTTCCCAGCTGTAGCCGTAGGTGTTGTAACGTTATTTTCAGTGATTATGTTTAAGGGCCATCCTCCTCTAGAGGAGCAGTCAGAGCAAAGTAAGTTGGTAGACGTTATTGCCCTGCACAAAAGTTCTGTTGTCGCTCAAGTCGATGCGTTTGGCCGTGTAGCGCCAAAGGTGCAATGGCAATTGTTGCCTGAAGTTGGCGGTAAAATTATTTACAAGCATCCAAATTTAGCCGTCGGGAAAATGATCCCCGAAGGGACTTTGCTATTATCGATAGATCCGCTCGATTATCAAATTCGTTTAGCGCAAGCACAAGCCGATAGAAAAGCATTAGAAGGTCAACTGATCGGTAAAGGGTTACAGCTGGAGAACCTTAAGTTGTCACTCGAAATTGAAACCAATCGCTATGATTTGGTCAAATCCGATCTGCAACGTAAAGAGACCTTAAGAAAGCAAAATTTGATCTCTCAATCTGAACTCGATGGTGAGCGCCAGAATGTGCTGGTTCAAAAGCAAAAAATCCAAGATTTAAACAACAACCTTAATCTAATGCCAAACGAAACTGATGTGCTACAAGCACAATTATTACAAGCCGTTGCGCGAGAAGATGAATCACAAAGCCAGCTCGATAAAACGGAAATTCGCCAGCCATTCGAAGGCCGAGTTTCCGAGGTTAATGTGGAAAACAACCAAGTTGTTTCGCCACAACAAGTACTGGCAAGGATCAATGGAACGGAGATCATGGAAGTTGAGGCGCAGTTATCGCTCGCCGATCTAATGACATTAATGAAAACCGTCGACAAGCCAACAACTTTGAATAAGCAGCTACCCAATGCTGAAACGCTCGGGTTAACCGCCGAAATCACCCTTAAAAGTGCTGCTTATGTCTTTAAATGGCCAGCAAAAATAAGCCGTATTGGCGAAACTGTTGACCCAACATTGGCCACCGTCAGTGTGGTTTTACAAGTTAAGCAGCAATATCGCGAACTCAAAATTGGCCAATCACCGCCGTTAGTTCACGGCATGTTTGTTAGCGCACGTATTAAAGGCAGTGCAAAAGACTACTGGATGGTGTCTGAGCGGGCTTTGCATGGGGACAAGTTGTATTTAATGGATAGCGACAACCGCTTGCAAATAATTGACGTGCAGGTGTTATTTCGTCAAGAAGGACATGCTGCGGTGCAAGGCGATCTTAATGACAATATGCAGCTGGTATTGACCGATATTATTCCCGCAGTAACCGGAATGGCGCTGCGCAGTCATAACAGCAATGCTGAGGTTTCAAACACAAACGAGGAAGCTGCGCTGTGATTGCCTTTTTTGTTCGTCATCCTACGGCAACTCATCTACTGATGTTGGCGCTTATTATTTTGGGTATAAAGGCCTTACCTGAGTTAAAGCGTGAAACGTTCCCTGAATTTTCGCCGAACTACATCAGTGCACGAGTGGTGTTACCAGGCGCATCACCGCAAGACGTTGAAGAAAACCTTTGTTTACGCATGGAAGATGCGATCGACAGTCTAGGCAGCATTGTTGAAACTAAATGTGACGCTTTGGAAGGCGTTGCGCAGATGACCATCAAGCTCGATGATAATGCCGATTTAGGCCGTAATCTGGTTGATGTTCAAACAAAAATAGCATCAATCAAAGACTTCCCCGCAGAGATAGAACCCCCCATCGTTGAAGAGCTTAACTTTAATGAGCCGATCATCGATATTGCATTGTCGGCATCAACCAGCAAACCAGAGTTGAAAGCGTATGCTGAGGATTTTAAGCGACGTTTAAAGCTTGATACCAGCATTCGCCAAGTTGAGATCGCTGGCTTTTCGCAACATCAACTATTAGTCGAGATCTCGCTTGATGCACTCAAGCGCTTAGGCATGAGTGTTGCCGATGTCGCTGCTCAAATTGAACAGCAAAATGTGCAACTACCCAGTGGGACGTTAGAGACCGCAAGTAAGAACATCTTGATAAGGTTCGACCAACGAGAAGTTGAAGCGGATAAGCTGGCCAATATCGTGATCCGTTCTAATGCCGAGGGCGGCGTGGTGCGCTTACGAGATGTCGCCAAACTGACGGACAGATTTGAGTTAGATGAAGATCATGTTCGTTTTGATGGCGAACCAGCGGCCATTCTTACGGTGTTTAAGAACAAATCACAAGACTCTCTGCGCTTGAAAGAGGAAGTGATGGGCTTTTTAGAGGCCGAAAAACTACGCACGCCCAGTGGCGTTAATATCAGTACCTCTAATGACTTAAGCTCCTTACTGTGGGACCGTCTTACCATGCTAACCAAAAATGGTTGGCAAGGGGTGTTACTGGTCTTTTTATGTATGTGGTTGTTTTTCAGCTTTCGCTATTCATTTTGGGTCGCAATGGGCTTACCTGTGGCATTTATGGGGAGTCTGTTCTTTATGGCGCAAGTGGGGTTGACGATTAACATCATGACCTTGGTGGCTTTTTTAATGGCGATCGGCATTATGATGGATGACGCCATTGTTATTGCTGAATCGGTGGCATCGCATATCGAACGGGGGTTAGATAAAACGGAAGCGGTGATCCAAGGCGTTAAGCGAGTACTGCCGGGGGTTGTTTCATCATTTTTAACCACGGTGTTTATCTTTTCTAGCATCGCCTTTATGGAAGGTGATATGGGTAAAGTGCTCAGAGTGGTCCCGCAAACACTTTTGCTTATTTTGACGGTGAGTTTGGTTGAAGCATTCTTGATTTTACCGAACCACTTAGCCCATGCAGCGAAAGGGAAAGAGCGTAAAACCAGTCGATTTAAAACCGAGTTTAACCGCAGGTTCGAGCATTTTAGAACCGTCAATTTAGTCGCAGCTGTGGAGTGGGTTATTGCTTGGCGCTATGCCTTTATGGGCGCAGTTATTAGTTTGTTGCTGATATCAGTATCGTTAGCTGCGGGGGGAATGGTTAAGTTTATTGCCTTTCCTGAGCTTGATGGTGATGTGGTGGAGGCGCGAATAATTTTGCCGCCGGGTTCTACATTAGCGCAAACAGACTTCGTGGTTGCCAAGATTGTTAGCGCAGCACAGGTGTTGAATGAGAAATACAGCAAAAATGAAGATGGTCAGCCGTTAATTAAGCATATTACGCAGCGGTTTAACTTCAATAGTGATGCTAACGAGAGTGGCGCGCATGTGGCGACGGTTAAGATCGACCTGCTCAGTGCCGAGGTGCGGCAAACACGGATAAACACCTTTATCCGTGAATGGGAGCAAGGCGTAGGCGAATTAGCTGATCCCATTGCCATTGTGTATAAACAGCCGAAAATGGGACCCGCGGGCCGCGCAATAGACATACGTCTGCGAGGTGATAATTTGCAGCAGCTTAAATCAGCGTCAATTGATGTGCAGCAATACATTAGTGGTTTTAACGGTGTATCGGGTGTCATGGACAGTATGCGTCCTGGTAAGTCTGAAATCTTAATGACCTTAAAGCCCGGTGCAGAGGCATTTGGTGTCAACGGCATGATGTTAGCGAGCCAATTGAGGGGCGCTTATTTTCATCAAACAGCAGATTACATTCAAGTGGGTCCAGAGAGTATTCAGATAGATGTGCAACTCGATAAAGGCGACGCTGCAAAACTTGAAAACCTGGCTAACTTTCCTATTACTCTCAATACG from Shewanella sp. Choline-02u-19 encodes:
- a CDS encoding efflux RND transporter periplasmic adaptor subunit, which produces MDIIKGKRWYFFPAVAVGVVTLFSVIMFKGHPPLEEQSEQSKLVDVIALHKSSVVAQVDAFGRVAPKVQWQLLPEVGGKIIYKHPNLAVGKMIPEGTLLLSIDPLDYQIRLAQAQADRKALEGQLIGKGLQLENLKLSLEIETNRYDLVKSDLQRKETLRKQNLISQSELDGERQNVLVQKQKIQDLNNNLNLMPNETDVLQAQLLQAVAREDESQSQLDKTEIRQPFEGRVSEVNVENNQVVSPQQVLARINGTEIMEVEAQLSLADLMTLMKTVDKPTTLNKQLPNAETLGLTAEITLKSAAYVFKWPAKISRIGETVDPTLATVSVVLQVKQQYRELKIGQSPPLVHGMFVSARIKGSAKDYWMVSERALHGDKLYLMDSDNRLQIIDVQVLFRQEGHAAVQGDLNDNMQLVLTDIIPAVTGMALRSHNSNAEVSNTNEEAAL
- a CDS encoding efflux RND transporter permease subunit, yielding MIAFFVRHPTATHLLMLALIILGIKALPELKRETFPEFSPNYISARVVLPGASPQDVEENLCLRMEDAIDSLGSIVETKCDALEGVAQMTIKLDDNADLGRNLVDVQTKIASIKDFPAEIEPPIVEELNFNEPIIDIALSASTSKPELKAYAEDFKRRLKLDTSIRQVEIAGFSQHQLLVEISLDALKRLGMSVADVAAQIEQQNVQLPSGTLETASKNILIRFDQREVEADKLANIVIRSNAEGGVVRLRDVAKLTDRFELDEDHVRFDGEPAAILTVFKNKSQDSLRLKEEVMGFLEAEKLRTPSGVNISTSNDLSSLLWDRLTMLTKNGWQGVLLVFLCMWLFFSFRYSFWVAMGLPVAFMGSLFFMAQVGLTINIMTLVAFLMAIGIMMDDAIVIAESVASHIERGLDKTEAVIQGVKRVLPGVVSSFLTTVFIFSSIAFMEGDMGKVLRVVPQTLLLILTVSLVEAFLILPNHLAHAAKGKERKTSRFKTEFNRRFEHFRTVNLVAAVEWVIAWRYAFMGAVISLLLISVSLAAGGMVKFIAFPELDGDVVEARIILPPGSTLAQTDFVVAKIVSAAQVLNEKYSKNEDGQPLIKHITQRFNFNSDANESGAHVATVKIDLLSAEVRQTRINTFIREWEQGVGELADPIAIVYKQPKMGPAGRAIDIRLRGDNLQQLKSASIDVQQYISGFNGVSGVMDSMRPGKSEILMTLKPGAEAFGVNGMMLASQLRGAYFHQTADYIQVGPESIQIDVQLDKGDAAKLENLANFPITLNTSGEQVPLSAVADFTWQRNYVKISRLDGMRFVTITGEVDTHLANGGEINTAFKEELLPKLLTRYPGVRVSFEGEVKESSTTRNSMVSGFILGLLGVFAILSLQFKSYLEPLVVMAVIPLGLIGVFWGHLLLGFSMSMPSIMGFIALSGVVVNDSILLVQYIRFHVDEGQSVHEAVVSASKERFRAVFITSLTTAAGMLPLLLETSIQAQVLQPLVISMVFGIFASTALVLFMVPACYAILEDFGKVSFSAKDNELRA